In Solanum pennellii chromosome 3, SPENNV200, a single window of DNA contains:
- the LOC107015234 gene encoding mitogen-activated protein kinase kinase 3 isoform X1 translates to MAGLEELKKKLVPLFDADKGFSPTSTSDPFDSYSLSDAGTVNLLSQSYGVYNINELGLQKWPVDDTDHGEKTYRCASHEMRVFGAIGAGASSVVQRAIHIPTHRIIALKKINIFEKEKRQQLLTEIRTLCEAPCYQGLVEFYGAFYTPDSGQISIALEYMDGGSLADIIKIRKSIPEPILSSMVQKLLHGLSYLHGVRHLVHRDIKPANLLVNLKGEPKITDFGISAGLESSIAMCATFVGTVTYMSPERIRNENYSYPADIWSLGLALFECGTGEFPYTANEGPVNLMLQILDDPSPSLSRHDYSPEFCSFVDACLKKNPDDRLTADQLLSHPFIMKYSDSALDLGTFVRDIFDPTQRMKDLADMLTIHYYLLFDGSDEFWQHIKTLYNECSTFSFGGKESIGPNNIFSTLSNIRNTLAGEWPPEKLVHVVEKLQCRANGQDGVAIRVSGSFIVGNQFLICGDGMQVEGLPNLKDLSIDIPSKRMGTFHEQFIVEKANIIGRYFITKHELFITQ, encoded by the exons ATGGCTGGACTGGAGGAATTGAAGAAGAAGCTTGTGCCTTTGTTTGATGCTGATAAGGGTTTTTCACCTACCTCTACATCCGATCCTTTTGATTCGTACTCG CTATCGGATGCCGGGACTGTGAATTTGTTGAGTCAATCGTATGGAGTATACAATATCAATGAACTGGGATTACAAAAGTGGCCTGTTGATGATACAGATCATGGTGAAAAGACATATAGATGTGCTTCCCATGAGATGAGGGTCTTTGGTGCCATAGGTGCTGGCGCCAGTAGTGTTGTTCAGAGGGCAATTCATATTCCAACTCATAGGATTATTGCTTTGaagaagataaatatttttgagaag GAGAAAAGGCAGCAACTCCTTACTGAAATAAGGACATTGTGTGAGGCACCATGTTACCAAGGTCTTGTTGAGTTCTATGGAGCTTTTTATACTCCTGATTCTGGGCAGATAAGCATAGCTCTAGAGTACATGGATGGGGGTTCTCTTGCCGATATCATAAAAATTAGGAAGAGCATTCCAGAACCTATCCTTTCCTCAATGGTTCAAAAGCTCTTGCAT GGTCTCAGTTATTTGCACGGAGTCCGACATTTAGTCCACAGAGACATAAAGCCAGCAAATCTACTTGTCAATCTCAAGGGGGAGCCCAAAATAACTGATTTTGGAATTAGTGCTGGTTTAGAAAGCTCAATTGCTATG TGTGCTACTTTTGTTGGAACAGTAACTTACATGTCGCCGGAACGAATACGGAATGAGAATTACTCTTATCCAGCTGACATCTGGAGCCTTGGGCTTGCACTGTTTGAGTGTGGTACAGGTGAATTTCCATATACAGCTAATGAAGGACCTGTCAATCTCATGTTGCAG ATCCTAGATGATCCGTCTCCTTCACTGTCTAGACACGACTATTCACCAGAATTTTGCTCATTCGTTGATGCTTGCCTCAAAAAAAATCCTGATGACAGGCTGACAGCAGATCAG CTTCTATCACATCCATTCATTATGAAGTATAGTGATTCTGCATTAGACTTGGGTACTTTTGTCAGAGACATTTTTGATCCAACACAGAGGATGAAGGATCTGGCAGAT ATGCTGacaatacattattatttactaTTTGATGGATCCGATGAATTTTGGCAGCATATCAAGACATTATATAATGAATGCTCCACTTTCAG TTTTGGCGGAAAAGAATCCATCGGTCCCAACAATATTTTTTCAACCCTGTCCAACATACGAAACACATTAGCTGGAGAATGGCCTCCAGAAAAGCTTGTCCATGTTGTAGAGAAACTTCAATGTCGAGCTAATGGTCAAGACGGAGTAGCAATTCGTGTCTCTGGATCTTTTATAGTTGGAAATCAATTCCTCATTTGTGGAGATGGTATGCAAGTTGAGGGTCTGCCAAACTTGAAAGATCTCTCTATTGACATACCCAGCAAACGAATGGGAACCTTTCATGAACAGTTTATTGTAGAGAAAGCAAACATTATTGGTCGTTATTTCATAACtaagcatgaacttttcattactCAATAG
- the LOC107015235 gene encoding uncharacterized protein LOC107015235 isoform X2 has protein sequence MQDVSGERGGYLHGRGALDSDDLLYLKEQMEAEEDAERLLRRTEKRAFQAFKKAVANSSPALLPLPLRVEPKPKSGIRQQDLLKRVVEVKSKKPTVPNSSNGNNSPVIPSAQAMPSGKSGADNKEIETLPVRSSDAGDRKIDNPVKILLSVYDSSDDDDD, from the exons ATGCAAGATGTTTCTGGGGAACGTGGAGGTTACCTTCATGGAAGAGGCG CCCTGGACAGTGATGACTTGCTGTATCTCAAGGAACAGATGGAAGCTGAGGAGGATGCAGAACGTCTTCTGCGTCGCACTGAAAAGCGTGCTTTTCAAGCATTTAAG AAAGCTGTTGCTAACTCGTCACCTGCATTACTTCCTCTGCCACTTCGTGTTGAGCCCAAACCCAAGAGTGGGATCAG GCAGCAAGATTTACTAAAAAGAGTTGTAGAAGTCAAATCCAAGAAGCCAACAGTTCCTAACTCATCCAATGGGAACAATTCCCCTGTAATTCCAAGTGCACAGGCTATGCCAAGTGGCAAGTCTGGTGCTGATAATAAGGAGATAGAAACTTTGCCGGTCAGGTCAAGTGACGCTGGTGATAGAAAGATAGATAATCCAGTAAAAATCTTGCTCTCAGTATATGACAGTtctgatgacgatgatgactgA
- the LOC107015235 gene encoding uncharacterized protein LOC107015235 isoform X1 has product MAGREVREYTNLTDPKDKKWGKGKDKIDDEEIAFHRMVSKMQDVSGERGGYLHGRGALDSDDLLYLKEQMEAEEDAERLLRRTEKRAFQAFKKAVANSSPALLPLPLRVEPKPKSGIRQQDLLKRVVEVKSKKPTVPNSSNGNNSPVIPSAQAMPSGKSGADNKEIETLPVRSSDAGDRKIDNPVKILLSVYDSSDDDDD; this is encoded by the exons ATGGCGGGAAGAGAAGTTCGAGAATATACCAATCTCACCGATCCTAAAG ATAAGAAATGGGGTAAAGGTAAGGATAAAATTGATGACGAAGAAATCGCTTTCCACCGCATGGTTTCCAAG ATGCAAGATGTTTCTGGGGAACGTGGAGGTTACCTTCATGGAAGAGGCG CCCTGGACAGTGATGACTTGCTGTATCTCAAGGAACAGATGGAAGCTGAGGAGGATGCAGAACGTCTTCTGCGTCGCACTGAAAAGCGTGCTTTTCAAGCATTTAAG AAAGCTGTTGCTAACTCGTCACCTGCATTACTTCCTCTGCCACTTCGTGTTGAGCCCAAACCCAAGAGTGGGATCAG GCAGCAAGATTTACTAAAAAGAGTTGTAGAAGTCAAATCCAAGAAGCCAACAGTTCCTAACTCATCCAATGGGAACAATTCCCCTGTAATTCCAAGTGCACAGGCTATGCCAAGTGGCAAGTCTGGTGCTGATAATAAGGAGATAGAAACTTTGCCGGTCAGGTCAAGTGACGCTGGTGATAGAAAGATAGATAATCCAGTAAAAATCTTGCTCTCAGTATATGACAGTtctgatgacgatgatgactgA
- the LOC107014000 gene encoding abietadienol/abietadienal oxidase, producing MYHSLHSLIIPSVMEIYSEYCVLIIITLFSLIFIIKYYKKSKSQNGNTKKFPPGRRGWPIIGDSFNWYNAVASSHPPCFVEQQVQKYGKIFSCSLHGKWAVVSVDPVFNKFVMQNEGKLFQSSYPKSFRDLVGKNGIITAQGEQQRKLHSIASNMMRLDKLKFHFLNDIQRVIQETLHNFQHNEVILLQDVCRKLAINLMVNQLLGVSSESEVNEMAQLFSDFVDGCLSVPINMPGFAYHTAMKARENIIIKINKIIETHRKEASNGNGVIYRLLEEESLPDEAVADFIINLLFAGNETTAKTMAFAVYFLTQSPKAMKQLQDEQESFRNEKGSNFDNEEMLSWQDYKAMPFTQCVIDETLRLGGIAIWLMREATNDVVYGDYVIPKGCFVVPFLSAVHLNENIYDEPRIFNPWRWMKPENQEKRNWRSSPFFAPFGGGGRFCPGAELSRLQIALFIHYFVTTYRWKQVKEDRMSFFPSARLVNGFQIQLTRN from the exons ATGTATCATTCTCTTCACAGTCTCATAATTCCATCTGTAATGGAAATTTATTCAGAATATTGTGTGTTAATCATAATCACTCtgttttctcttattttcatcatcaaatactacaagaaatcaaaatcccaaaatggaaatacaaaaaaattccCTCCTGGAAGAAGAGGCTGGCCAATTATTGGTGACAGCTTTAATTGGTATAATGCTGTTGCCAGTTCTCATCCTCCTTGTTTTGTTGAACAGCAAGTTCAAAA GTATGGGAAGATATTTTCATGTAGTTTACATGGAAAATGGGCTGTGGTATCAGTGGACCCTGTTTTTAACAAATTTGTAATGCAAAATGAAGGGAAATTATTCCAATCAAGTTATCCAAAATCTTTCAGAGATTTAGTTGGAAAAAATGGAATAATCACAGCACAAGGAGAACAACAGAGGAAACTTCACTCTATTGCATCtaatatgatgagattagaTAAACTTAAGTTTCATTTTTTGAATGATATACAAAGGGTTATTCAAGAAACATTGCATAATTTTCAACATAATGAGGTTATTCTACTTCAAGATGTTTGTAGAAAG CTAGCCATTAATTTGATGGTTAATCAATTGCTGGGAGTGTCAAGTGAATCAGAGGTGAATGAGATGGCTCAGTTATTCTCAGATTTTGTGGATGGATGCCTCTCTGTTCCAATCAATATGCCTGGTTTTGCTTACCATACTGCTATGAAG GCAAGAGAGAATATTATAATCAAGATAAACAAGATAATTGAGACACATAGAAAGGAAGCATCCAATGGGAATGGTGTGATTTATAGATTGTTGGAGGAAGAAAGCTTACCAGATGAAGCTGTTGCTGATTTCATTATAAACCTCTTGTTTGCTGGAAATGAAACCACAGCTAAAACCATGGCATTTGCTGTTTACTTCTTGACTCAATCTCCCAAAGCCATGAAGCAACTACAG GATGAGCAAGAGAGCTTTAGAAATGAGAAAGGTAGCAACTTTGATAATGAGGAGATGCTCTCTTGGCAAGATTACAAAGCTATGCCTTTTACTCAATGT GTAATAGATGAAACTCTTAGGCTAGGAGGCATTGCAATATGGTTGATGAGAGAAGCCACAAACGATGTCGTATATGGAG ACTATGTTATACCCAAAGGGTGCTTTGTGGTTCCATTTCTCTCAGCAGTTCAtctaaatgaaaatatttacgATGAACCTAGAATTTTCAACCCTTGGAGATGGATGAAACCTGAAAATCAG gaaaaaagaaATTGGAGAAGTAGCCCATTTTTTGCCCCATTTGGAGGAGGTGGACGCTTTTGCCCTGGCGCTGAATTATCTCGTCTTCAAATTGCACTATTTATTCATTACTTCGTCACTACTTATAG GTGGAAACAAGTAAAGGAAGATCGTATGTCATTTTTTCCATCTGCTCGTTTGGTCAATGGCTTTCAGATACAATTAACCAGGAATTAA
- the LOC107015234 gene encoding mitogen-activated protein kinase kinase 3 isoform X2 translates to MAGLEELKKKLVPLFDADKGFSPTSTSDPFDSYSLSDAGTVNLLSQSYGVYNINELGLQKWPVDDTDHGEKTYRCASHEMRVFGAIGAGASSVVQRAIHIPTHRIIALKKINIFEKEKRQQLLTEIRTLCEAPCYQGLVEFYGAFYTPDSGQISIALEYMDGGSLADIIKIRKSIPEPILSSMVQKLLHGLSYLHGVRHLVHRDIKPANLLVNLKGEPKITDFGISAGLESSIAMCATFVGTVTYMSPERIRNENYSYPADIWSLGLALFECGTGEFPYTANEGPVNLMLQILDDPSPSLSRHDYSPEFCSFVDACLKKNPDDRLTADQLLSHPFIMKYSDSALDLGTFVRDIFDPTQRMKDLADHIKTLYNECSTFSFGGKESIGPNNIFSTLSNIRNTLAGEWPPEKLVHVVEKLQCRANGQDGVAIRVSGSFIVGNQFLICGDGMQVEGLPNLKDLSIDIPSKRMGTFHEQFIVEKANIIGRYFITKHELFITQ, encoded by the exons ATGGCTGGACTGGAGGAATTGAAGAAGAAGCTTGTGCCTTTGTTTGATGCTGATAAGGGTTTTTCACCTACCTCTACATCCGATCCTTTTGATTCGTACTCG CTATCGGATGCCGGGACTGTGAATTTGTTGAGTCAATCGTATGGAGTATACAATATCAATGAACTGGGATTACAAAAGTGGCCTGTTGATGATACAGATCATGGTGAAAAGACATATAGATGTGCTTCCCATGAGATGAGGGTCTTTGGTGCCATAGGTGCTGGCGCCAGTAGTGTTGTTCAGAGGGCAATTCATATTCCAACTCATAGGATTATTGCTTTGaagaagataaatatttttgagaag GAGAAAAGGCAGCAACTCCTTACTGAAATAAGGACATTGTGTGAGGCACCATGTTACCAAGGTCTTGTTGAGTTCTATGGAGCTTTTTATACTCCTGATTCTGGGCAGATAAGCATAGCTCTAGAGTACATGGATGGGGGTTCTCTTGCCGATATCATAAAAATTAGGAAGAGCATTCCAGAACCTATCCTTTCCTCAATGGTTCAAAAGCTCTTGCAT GGTCTCAGTTATTTGCACGGAGTCCGACATTTAGTCCACAGAGACATAAAGCCAGCAAATCTACTTGTCAATCTCAAGGGGGAGCCCAAAATAACTGATTTTGGAATTAGTGCTGGTTTAGAAAGCTCAATTGCTATG TGTGCTACTTTTGTTGGAACAGTAACTTACATGTCGCCGGAACGAATACGGAATGAGAATTACTCTTATCCAGCTGACATCTGGAGCCTTGGGCTTGCACTGTTTGAGTGTGGTACAGGTGAATTTCCATATACAGCTAATGAAGGACCTGTCAATCTCATGTTGCAG ATCCTAGATGATCCGTCTCCTTCACTGTCTAGACACGACTATTCACCAGAATTTTGCTCATTCGTTGATGCTTGCCTCAAAAAAAATCCTGATGACAGGCTGACAGCAGATCAG CTTCTATCACATCCATTCATTATGAAGTATAGTGATTCTGCATTAGACTTGGGTACTTTTGTCAGAGACATTTTTGATCCAACACAGAGGATGAAGGATCTGGCAGAT CATATCAAGACATTATATAATGAATGCTCCACTTTCAG TTTTGGCGGAAAAGAATCCATCGGTCCCAACAATATTTTTTCAACCCTGTCCAACATACGAAACACATTAGCTGGAGAATGGCCTCCAGAAAAGCTTGTCCATGTTGTAGAGAAACTTCAATGTCGAGCTAATGGTCAAGACGGAGTAGCAATTCGTGTCTCTGGATCTTTTATAGTTGGAAATCAATTCCTCATTTGTGGAGATGGTATGCAAGTTGAGGGTCTGCCAAACTTGAAAGATCTCTCTATTGACATACCCAGCAAACGAATGGGAACCTTTCATGAACAGTTTATTGTAGAGAAAGCAAACATTATTGGTCGTTATTTCATAACtaagcatgaacttttcattactCAATAG